Proteins encoded together in one Deltaproteobacteria bacterium window:
- the surE gene encoding 5'/3'-nucleotidase SurE: TLGVKEILTRPPDLIVSGINKGANLGEDVHYSGTVSAAVEGGIMGIPSIALSLMGRDHYNFSGAAQFAVRLAKKVLKEGLPPGVILNVNIPNLFLKQIKGHQFTKQGKRNYGDIIAERIDPRGKKYYWIGGDQFDFENISGSDCNALLANYISITPIKVNITDHEFLDTLRKWKL; this comes from the coding sequence CACCCTTGGTGTCAAAGAAATTTTGACACGCCCGCCCGATCTGATTGTTTCGGGTATTAACAAAGGAGCCAATCTGGGTGAAGATGTCCATTATTCCGGCACCGTTTCCGCGGCGGTTGAGGGGGGCATTATGGGGATTCCCTCTATTGCGCTTTCTTTGATGGGACGGGATCATTATAATTTTTCCGGTGCGGCTCAATTTGCCGTGCGGCTTGCGAAAAAAGTTTTGAAAGAGGGGCTTCCTCCCGGTGTGATTTTGAATGTTAATATCCCCAATCTTTTTTTAAAACAGATTAAGGGGCATCAATTTACCAAACAGGGAAAACGCAATTATGGGGATATTATCGCCGAGAGAATTGATCCGCGCGGCAAAAAATATTACTGGATCGGTGGGGACCAGTTTGATTTTGAAAATATTTCCGGTTCCGATTGCAACGCGCTTTTGGCCAATTACATTTCCATCACACCCATTAAAGTCAACATAACCGACCAC